One region of Catenuloplanes indicus genomic DNA includes:
- a CDS encoding GAF domain-containing sensor histidine kinase — MLDRVGDVVASRERLRALLDAVVGISTDLDLRSTLQRIVEAACSLAGARYGALGVVGPDRRLTDFITHGMTREQAAHIGDLPHGRGVLGLLIQDPRPVRMPDITQHPQSYGFPANHPPMHSFLGVPLRIREHVFGNLYLADKQGAAEFTVDDEEVVVALAAAAGVAIENARLYAISHRREQWLAAAAEITGVLLSEVRRTDALSLIARRAREVSGAHLVLVLLYDADADRLTVEVVDGHSSVSPGVQLVASETAFLPAVTGAGTVTVDSLAKAAAWPGDVPGGPAMIAPLGSAEALHGALVVVHDPAAIRHDDDDLTMLGTFAGQAALALERARAQEEREMLVVLEDRERIARDLHDVVIQRLFATGLHLQTAIPLAGRPEAGARINAAVDDLDSTIRDIRRAIFELRTPVAPALRADLGEMVDAAAIPLGFRPRLDLFGPVDSAVPDAVRDDLLAVLREALSNVVKHARATVVEVGVRVAAGRLTLTVLDNGVGCPPDAARSGLVNLGDRATTHDGTFDLTPAPAPHPSGTLLTWSIPI, encoded by the coding sequence ATGCTCGACCGCGTCGGCGACGTGGTGGCCAGCCGGGAACGGTTGCGCGCACTGCTCGACGCGGTCGTCGGCATCAGCACCGACCTCGATCTGCGCAGCACGCTGCAGCGCATCGTGGAGGCCGCGTGCTCACTGGCCGGTGCGCGGTACGGCGCGCTCGGCGTGGTCGGGCCGGACCGCCGGCTGACCGACTTCATCACCCACGGCATGACCCGCGAGCAGGCCGCGCACATCGGCGACCTGCCGCACGGCCGGGGCGTGCTGGGCCTGCTGATACAGGACCCGCGCCCGGTCCGCATGCCGGACATCACCCAGCACCCGCAGTCGTACGGGTTCCCGGCCAATCATCCGCCGATGCACTCGTTCCTGGGCGTGCCGCTGCGCATCCGCGAGCACGTCTTCGGCAACCTGTACCTGGCCGACAAGCAGGGTGCGGCCGAGTTCACGGTGGACGACGAGGAGGTCGTGGTCGCGCTCGCGGCCGCGGCCGGTGTCGCGATCGAGAACGCCCGCCTGTACGCGATCTCGCACCGCCGCGAGCAGTGGCTGGCCGCGGCCGCGGAGATCACCGGCGTGCTGCTGTCCGAGGTCCGCCGCACCGACGCGCTGTCGCTGATCGCCCGCCGCGCACGCGAGGTGTCCGGCGCGCACCTGGTGCTGGTCCTGCTCTACGACGCGGACGCGGACCGGCTCACCGTCGAGGTGGTGGACGGCCACTCGTCCGTGTCCCCCGGCGTGCAGCTGGTGGCCAGCGAGACCGCGTTCCTGCCCGCGGTCACCGGCGCCGGCACCGTCACCGTCGACAGCCTCGCCAAGGCTGCGGCCTGGCCCGGCGACGTGCCCGGCGGCCCAGCGATGATCGCACCGCTGGGCAGCGCGGAGGCGTTGCACGGCGCGCTCGTGGTCGTGCACGACCCGGCCGCGATCCGGCACGACGACGATGACCTGACCATGCTCGGCACGTTCGCCGGGCAGGCCGCGCTGGCCCTGGAACGCGCCCGGGCGCAGGAGGAACGCGAAATGCTGGTGGTGCTGGAGGACCGCGAGCGGATCGCCCGCGACCTGCACGACGTGGTCATCCAGCGGCTGTTCGCCACCGGGCTGCACCTGCAGACCGCGATACCGCTGGCCGGCCGCCCGGAGGCCGGCGCCCGGATCAACGCGGCCGTCGACGACCTGGACAGCACGATCCGCGACATCCGCCGCGCCATCTTCGAACTGCGCACCCCGGTCGCGCCCGCCCTCCGCGCCGACCTCGGCGAGATGGTCGACGCGGCCGCGATCCCCCTGGGTTTCCGCCCCCGTCTGGACCTCTTCGGCCCGGTCGACAGCGCCGTCCCGGACGCGGTCCGGGACGACCTGCTGGCCGTGCTGCGCGAGGCGCTGTCCAACGTGGTCAAGCACGCGCGGGCCACGGTGGTCGAGGTCGGCGTGCGCGTCGCCGCCGGCCGCCTCACACTGACCGTCCTGGACAACGGCGTCGGCTGCCCACCCGACGCGGCCCGCAGCGGCCTGGTCAACCTCGGCGACCGCGCCACCACGCACGACGGCACCTTCGACCTCACCCCCGCACCCGCGCCGCACCCGTCCGGCACCCTCCTCACCTGGTCCATCCCCATCTGA
- a CDS encoding Acg family FMN-binding oxidoreductase encodes MTSQTTRTAATVLAEAAATAGFAPSVHNTQPWRWRVLPDALELYAVPERKVLSIDPAGRLLTVSVGAALHHAVVALEALGLTASVERFDGPELLARITPSAPCEVTPAAMRRVQHLRTRRTDRRPTRDEAVAPADLTALQRIVADHGVQLHLLVDDQVYELAAAAGRAVEVAVRDPFVQHELDFWKAKTLPAESLPETPVQSTVPNRDFGEHGRLPIGEGHDNFASYGVIFGPDDEPRTWLRAGEALSAAWLAAAERGIGVLPLSGVIEVDVTRTALRMTLAELGYPYLVVRLGLPDTEHAGPPATPRMPAAQLIDTSAVR; translated from the coding sequence ATGACGAGCCAGACCACCCGCACGGCCGCGACCGTGCTGGCCGAGGCCGCGGCGACGGCCGGGTTCGCGCCGTCGGTGCACAACACGCAGCCGTGGCGGTGGCGGGTGCTGCCGGACGCGCTGGAGCTGTACGCCGTACCCGAGCGGAAGGTGCTCTCCATCGACCCGGCCGGCCGGCTGCTCACGGTCAGCGTCGGCGCGGCACTGCACCACGCGGTGGTAGCGCTCGAGGCGCTGGGCCTCACCGCCTCGGTGGAGCGCTTCGACGGGCCGGAGCTGCTGGCCAGGATCACGCCGAGCGCGCCGTGCGAGGTCACACCGGCCGCGATGCGCCGCGTGCAGCACCTGCGGACCCGGCGCACCGACCGGCGGCCGACCCGGGACGAGGCCGTCGCACCGGCCGACCTGACCGCGCTGCAGCGGATCGTCGCCGACCACGGCGTGCAACTGCACCTGCTGGTCGACGACCAGGTCTACGAGCTGGCCGCCGCGGCCGGGCGCGCGGTCGAGGTGGCGGTGCGCGACCCGTTCGTGCAGCACGAGCTGGACTTCTGGAAGGCGAAGACGCTGCCCGCCGAGTCACTGCCGGAGACGCCGGTGCAGTCGACCGTGCCGAACCGGGACTTCGGCGAGCACGGCCGGCTGCCGATCGGCGAGGGCCACGACAACTTCGCGTCGTACGGGGTGATCTTCGGTCCCGACGACGAGCCGCGCACCTGGCTGCGGGCCGGTGAGGCGCTGTCCGCGGCGTGGCTGGCCGCGGCCGAGCGCGGCATCGGCGTGCTGCCGCTGTCCGGCGTGATCGAGGTCGACGTGACCCGCACGGCGCTGCGGATGACGCTGGCCGAGCTGGGCTACCCGTACCTGGTGGTGCGCCTGGGCCTGCCGGACACCGAGCATGCGGGACCGCCGGCCACGCCACGGATGCCGGCGGCACAACTGATCGACACGTCCGCCGTACGCTAG
- a CDS encoding VOC family protein, translated as MPLASLKDICIDASDGDRTAGFWQLALHAQRTPHRTHPQFWWLTPGIGDAPVVWINDVPEAPPPVKTRVHLDLRLGTGETIAPLVAAGATVLLEPRPDEKWWLMRDPEGNEFCVFPPDGRPPRLYELVVDARDGAAQARWWRTVLGGDVEESGDFAAVTDGAGQTFENFVFRNVPEPKTVKNRLHWDVTLTDAAPDALVAAGATVLRAPDDENRWWIMADPEGNEFCAFPAGT; from the coding sequence ATGCCGCTCGCCAGCCTGAAGGACATCTGCATCGACGCCTCCGACGGCGACCGCACGGCCGGGTTCTGGCAGCTCGCGCTGCACGCGCAACGGACGCCACACCGGACGCATCCGCAGTTCTGGTGGCTGACCCCCGGCATCGGGGACGCGCCCGTCGTGTGGATCAACGACGTGCCGGAGGCGCCGCCGCCGGTGAAGACCCGCGTGCACCTCGATCTGCGGCTCGGCACCGGCGAGACGATCGCGCCGCTGGTCGCGGCCGGTGCGACGGTGCTGCTGGAGCCGCGTCCGGACGAGAAGTGGTGGCTGATGCGGGACCCGGAGGGCAACGAGTTCTGCGTGTTCCCGCCGGACGGGCGACCGCCCCGCCTGTACGAGCTGGTCGTGGACGCCCGGGACGGCGCGGCCCAGGCCCGGTGGTGGCGCACGGTCCTCGGCGGGGACGTCGAGGAGTCCGGCGACTTCGCGGCCGTGACGGACGGCGCCGGTCAGACGTTCGAGAACTTCGTGTTCCGGAACGTGCCGGAGCCGAAAACCGTGAAGAACCGCCTGCACTGGGACGTGACGCTCACCGACGCCGCACCGGACGCGCTGGTCGCCGCCGGGGCCACCGTGCTGCGCGCACCGGACGACGAGAACCGCTGGTGGATCATGGCCGATCCGGAGGGCAACGAGTTCTGCGCGTTCCCGGCCGGGACTTAG
- a CDS encoding ATP-binding protein: MTDDRLRPPSETVECRGAAVRIVDPDRILLAAAGPEPVELLHGASFPGPLRAVTLTAGSRLSTNGPVYRFVGTARRAAGFDALRIGLTGPVGVMLARQMATKDPLGFAARTASLAGETIRRLGERPEDLPKDRTVVDAVSGLSARVIYGVEPSGLPQQVSVTVTAEAPRRADVALTPYLRGFVVLFFEVLADLAGAELSGRYHVGLREEIAERTDRTTLDQVGGLDHIVSQLREVAVSFNHPEAMARWGARRPQGILLYGPPGTGKTMLATALANEIGGELREIRTPEILDRWLGASERNIKKIFTEARRYTTPTVLLFDEFDSIISYTGGGQDAAGQAINSVAGIFKQEMNTLIEANPQVIVVATTNFPDRVDASLTRSGRFDIKLSVPKPDTGGRAEIIAKMLRALIAAHETPGFRMFGDDVDAGELAAASPGATGADIREALRRVQLQKAMAEARGHAPEPISQAELIQALMTVSPA; this comes from the coding sequence ATGACCGACGACCGCCTCAGGCCACCGAGTGAGACCGTCGAGTGCCGGGGTGCGGCCGTGCGGATCGTGGACCCGGACCGGATCCTGCTGGCCGCGGCCGGCCCGGAGCCGGTCGAGCTGCTGCACGGCGCCTCGTTCCCGGGCCCGCTGCGCGCGGTGACGCTGACCGCGGGCAGCCGGCTGTCGACGAACGGGCCGGTCTACCGGTTCGTGGGCACGGCACGGCGGGCAGCCGGCTTCGACGCGCTGCGGATCGGGCTGACCGGGCCGGTCGGCGTGATGCTCGCGCGGCAGATGGCGACGAAGGACCCGCTCGGGTTCGCGGCGCGGACCGCGTCGCTGGCCGGTGAGACGATCCGGCGGCTGGGGGAGCGGCCGGAGGACCTGCCGAAGGACCGGACCGTGGTGGACGCGGTCTCCGGGCTGTCCGCGCGGGTCATCTACGGCGTGGAGCCGTCCGGGCTGCCGCAGCAGGTGTCCGTGACCGTGACGGCCGAGGCGCCGCGCCGGGCCGACGTGGCGCTCACGCCGTACCTGCGCGGTTTCGTGGTTTTGTTCTTCGAGGTTCTGGCGGACCTGGCCGGGGCGGAGCTGAGCGGCCGCTACCACGTCGGGTTGCGGGAGGAGATCGCCGAGCGGACCGACCGGACGACGCTGGACCAGGTCGGCGGGCTCGACCACATCGTGTCCCAGCTGCGCGAGGTCGCGGTCAGCTTCAACCATCCGGAGGCGATGGCCCGGTGGGGTGCGCGACGGCCGCAGGGCATCCTGCTGTACGGGCCGCCCGGCACCGGCAAGACCATGCTCGCCACCGCGCTGGCCAACGAGATCGGCGGTGAGCTGCGTGAGATCCGTACGCCGGAGATCCTGGACCGGTGGCTCGGCGCGTCCGAGCGCAACATCAAGAAGATCTTCACCGAGGCGCGCCGCTACACCACGCCGACCGTGCTGCTGTTCGACGAGTTCGACTCGATCATCAGTTACACCGGCGGCGGGCAGGACGCGGCCGGTCAGGCGATCAACTCGGTGGCCGGCATCTTCAAGCAGGAGATGAACACGCTGATCGAGGCCAACCCGCAGGTCATCGTGGTCGCCACGACGAACTTCCCGGACCGGGTGGACGCGTCGCTGACCCGGTCCGGCCGGTTCGACATCAAGCTGTCCGTGCCGAAGCCGGACACCGGCGGCCGCGCCGAGATCATCGCGAAGATGCTGCGCGCGCTGATCGCCGCGCACGAGACGCCCGGGTTCCGGATGTTCGGCGACGACGTCGACGCGGGCGAGCTGGCCGCCGCGAGCCCGGGCGCGACCGGCGCCGACATCCGCGAGGCGCTGCGCCGCGTGCAGCTGCAGAAGGCGATGGCGGAGGCCCGGGGGCACGCGCCGGAGCCGATCAGCCAGGCCGAGCTGATTCAGGCGCTCATGACAGTTTCTCCGGCTTGA
- a CDS encoding M15 family metallopeptidase, protein MLNGITGITARINDIEQRIASMTQQTAARTASAVSHTGQAFASALASAVHGSTAPAPATPTASMKVNSKGIPEDLAGYGNGKIPASALGQVGSTGHKLWAPAAEKLTQMIADAKAQGVTIGITDSYRPYEEQVDLVRRKGLYSQGGLAAKPGTSDHGWGMATDLDLNAKAQAWMRQNAGKYGFEEDTPREPWHWGFKPEKLS, encoded by the coding sequence GTGCTGAACGGCATCACCGGCATCACCGCGCGGATAAACGACATCGAGCAGCGGATCGCGTCGATGACCCAGCAGACCGCGGCGCGGACCGCGAGCGCGGTCTCGCACACCGGCCAGGCGTTCGCGTCCGCGCTGGCCAGCGCCGTGCACGGCAGCACGGCCCCGGCCCCGGCCACGCCCACCGCCAGCATGAAGGTCAACTCGAAGGGCATCCCGGAGGACCTGGCCGGGTACGGCAACGGCAAGATCCCGGCGAGTGCGCTGGGCCAGGTCGGCAGCACCGGTCACAAGCTCTGGGCACCGGCCGCGGAGAAGCTGACCCAGATGATCGCGGACGCCAAGGCACAGGGCGTCACGATCGGGATCACCGACTCGTACCGGCCGTACGAGGAGCAGGTGGACCTGGTACGCCGCAAGGGCCTCTACTCACAGGGCGGGCTGGCCGCGAAGCCGGGCACCTCCGACCACGGCTGGGGCATGGCGACCGACCTGGACCTGAACGCGAAGGCGCAGGCCTGGATGCGGCAGAACGCCGGGAAGTACGGCTTCGAGGAGGACACCCCGCGCGAGCCGTGGCACTGGGGCTTCAAGCCGGAGAAACTGTCATGA
- a CDS encoding nitroreductase/quinone reductase family protein — MSRYRWFTRFAEAAVPLDRLISRVTRGRVVALGMLPSLLLTTTGRRSGLPRRNPISYLRDGDAFVVVGTNWGRPSPPGWVFNLGATPVAIVTVRGADLAVRAEEVTDRAEYDRFWTAIVARWPGYRLYLDTAGDRPVRIFRLIPVP; from the coding sequence ATGAGCCGGTACCGGTGGTTCACCCGGTTCGCCGAGGCCGCGGTGCCGCTGGACCGGCTGATCAGCCGGGTCACCCGGGGCCGGGTGGTCGCCCTCGGCATGCTGCCCAGCCTGCTGCTCACCACGACCGGCCGGCGCTCCGGTCTGCCCCGGCGGAACCCGATCAGCTACCTGCGCGACGGCGACGCGTTCGTCGTGGTCGGCACGAACTGGGGCCGCCCGAGCCCACCCGGCTGGGTGTTCAACCTGGGTGCCACGCCGGTCGCGATCGTCACCGTACGCGGCGCCGACCTGGCGGTCCGGGCCGAGGAGGTCACCGACCGGGCGGAGTACGACCGGTTCTGGACCGCGATCGTGGCGCGCTGGCCCGGGTACCGGTTGTACCTGGACACCGCGGGCGACCGGCCGGTCCGGATCTTCCGGCTGATCCCGGTGCCCTGA